The nucleotide window cttaagaaaTGCCAGCACATcataagggggagtctgaagatattcaagagaagatagaaaaagtaaagcccagagactgataaagactgaagatgtgaagactcgacacgaaagactcgtcaacatctaagggggagtctgttagtgcatgcatctgtcgacttcgtcttgtatcgagtcttactcTAAATAAGTTAGATCAGTTATTGAATTTCATactgaggtgctgccggtgtgattCTTGTTTGTAATCATTGTTAGATCAATCAacaaagtgtttaaagtgaagaacaagctgtttctaagtctgtttctcattttccgcatctgaaacagatcaaaactcctctgaacgactcgttcgggtcagctaCACGATCTTAcacattttacacacatcaccacCCACCATCGCAAACCACCGCCACCCCGACCACTACCGCCACCCTCCGCCGACAACCACCACCATCCTCTGCTTCCACCACCCGCTaccgtcgaccaccaccacccaccgtcgtcAACGCCACAATCGTCACCACCCTCCACCGACCACTACCACCATcctccgccgaccaccaccaccatcctccgccGCCACCACCCGCTACCGTCGACCACCACCAGTGACCACCATCGCCACCACTCGCCACCGCAGACCACCGCCAACCCCGACCATCGTCGTCGCCACCGCTAACAACTGTCACCTACCACCACCCACCGCCGCTACAACCGCCACCCGTCGCGGCCACCGCCACTAGCCGCCACCGATCACCGCCACCGATCACGGCCACCACCCATCGTCGATTTAATTCATTCCTTTTTTCTTTCCTATCAAACAACACAAGGTAATGATTTATTCCTTTCCTGCATggtaaccaaagaagactacggaatgtaatgatccatttcattcctttatccattccattaccttgtccattccattccctcatctATTCCGTTAcaccataccaaacagacccttggTGTTTACTTGGCATGATAGACACAATCCATCCAGAGTGGTAAAATG belongs to Helianthus annuus cultivar XRQ/B unplaced genomic scaffold, HanXRQr2.0-SUNRISE HanXRQChr00c204, whole genome shotgun sequence and includes:
- the LOC118489739 gene encoding velvet complex subunit 2-like — protein: MKSESVSQQDETVQNEEVKIVAEEISKAEKVTEVEKVVESEKIIELHDLTHFTHITTHHRKPPPPRPLPPPSADNHHHPLLPPPATVDHHHPPSSTPQSSPPSTDHYHHPPPTTTTILRRHHPLPSTTTSDHHRHHSPPQTTANPDHRRRHR